From Triticum aestivum cultivar Chinese Spring chromosome 4A, IWGSC CS RefSeq v2.1, whole genome shotgun sequence, a single genomic window includes:
- the LOC123082250 gene encoding uncharacterized protein: MNRAAVATASTPAWPPWPSRRPDLSRGIAALSSVTCAPGLELTSCLDTARFFLSLGPPPASSVEFVAPAAPKPPSAAVCHSVGAQEPDATVDDDYYYSGGAYYYMQLAGDDRE, encoded by the exons ATGAACCGagccgccgtcgccactgcctcgACGCCGGCGTGGCCACCGTGGCCTTCTCGCCGCCCCGACCTGTCCAGGGGGATCGCTGCCCTCTCCTCCGTCACCTGCGCCCCTGGATTGGAGCTGACGAGCTGCCTCGACACCGCCCGCTTCTTCCTCTCCCTCGGACCACCGCCGGCGAGCTCCGTCGAATTCGTCGCCCCGGCAGCTCCTAAGCCCCCGTCGGCCGCCGTGTGCCACTCG gttggagcccaggagccagacgccactgtcgatgacgactactactactcgggaggtgcctactactacatgcagctcGCTggcgacgaccgggagtag